The region ATATGGGATATCATATTCTTTACATGATGCCTTTAGTAATTTTGCGACACTTTGAGTTTGCTTTGTTGTAAATGCGGCATAATAACGGTAGCCCCTATAATCACTGTTAGGATATCTACCTAGTTTATCATAATCATTATCAGCTAGATCAATAAAAGCTTTGTCTGGTCCTTTAAGTGCATCGTCGTAAGAACAGTATATTTCGCCTTGATAGTCATATAGATTATTATTTTTTAATTCTAGCCTGCCATAATTAACAATTTCAATAGCAATTATATTAGGATTATGTCTACCTGCACTCGAATGATGTGCCCAGTATTCAGGTTCCATGTATTCAACAATTGTTCCATCTCTATAAACCCAATAGTTAACGGCATTATGATCATCTATGGCTCTATTGGGACTTGTCTTACATGTGGTTGAATCAGCTCCACCATAATTACCAGCAGTGAAGTGAAGGCATATAGCAGTCTTTTCTGATTTATCTACTTTGCCTAGATACATTTCTTCTTTTTTGAATTGCTTTTCAATTGATAATTTACTACCCAGTTGATCATATGCCTCAGTATCTATAGGGTATTCCTCCAGATGTTTTAACTTACGCATTTTACTACTAGGCAAATTTATATCAAAGATTTGTTCTTGCTTAAGAAAAAGTCAATCATCAAAATAATGATCAATTAGTGGTTGTATAATATTGATATCACAGTATTCATCATATGCTGGCATCTTTGTTCCTTATTTGTTTAATTTTTCATTAATTAATCTTTTTTTTCTCT is a window of Spirochaeta cellobiosiphila DSM 17781 DNA encoding:
- a CDS encoding peptidoglycan recognition protein family protein; amino-acid sequence: MRKLKHLEEYPIDTEAYDQLGSKLSIEKQFKKEEMYLGKVDKSEKTAICLHFTAGNYGGADSTTCKTSPNRAIDDHNAVNYWVYRDGTIVEYMEPEYWAHHSSAGRHNPNIIAIEIVNYGRLELKNNNLYDYQGEIYCSYDDALKGPDKAFIDLADNDYDKLGRYPNSDYRGYRYYAAFTTKQTQSVAKLLKASCKEYDIPYRFLPYPMRFDRYELGKMDEVTKS